A window of the Ostrea edulis chromosome 1, xbOstEdul1.1, whole genome shotgun sequence genome harbors these coding sequences:
- the LOC125663736 gene encoding ficolin-1-like yields the protein MNLNNLFYVFSLVYVIVLVDSNKAKSQRSKGCKCRKWYKQLSTNLDSKFKSLEKNLMLHMSAPDRVLNSTGSYRDLDTKMGRLREVIQTKNALNSETETLQRLKDQIRAQKKSMDNLNNHFGLLENIVRNLTQVIGRLGNLAPSIAIQHVATTMLTTTAPIKTIAPEVLKTTSAPTRAFPRHCHDVYKHGGLRFQGDYYIMLQPEKTKKPFKVVCKPIDNTGGWTVIQRRQDGSVDFYRNWQDYKTGFGDLSGEFWMGNDKIYELTNQGPFQLRIDMEDFNGKKYYAVYNYFRIDNESENYKLHVRGYSGNSGDSMTSVRDNHNGNMFSTHDRDNDRRGYNNCARHYRGGWWYSDCYDSNLNGQYYPQGRHINFFNRDGIHWNSINMHSSLKSVEMSVRPADDISSENNV from the exons ATGAATCTAAACAACCTCTTTTACGTGTTTTCTTTGGTTTATGTCATTGTTTTAGTGGATTCAAATAAGGCAAAATCACAGCGTTCAAAAGGATGTAAGTGTCGAAAATGGTACAAGCAACTTTCCACAAACCTTGATTCTAAGTTCAAGTCActagaaaaaaatcttatgCTTCATATGTCTGCCCCTGACCGGGTCCTTAATTCCACGGGCTCCTACAGAGACTTAGACACCAAAATGGGGCGTTTAAGGGAGGTCATCCAAACAAAAAATGCCTTGAACTCGGAGACGGAAACTCTGCAAAGACTTAAAGATCAAATTCGTGCTCAGAAAAAAAGCATGGACAACTTAAACAATCATTTTGGACTTCTAGAAAACATCGTTAGAAATTTAACACAAGTGATAGGAAGACTAGGAAACCTTGCACCGTCCATAGCCATACAACACGTTGCGACGACAATGCTAACGACAACGGCACCGATCAAAACTATTGCTCCAGAGGTACTCAAAACCACTTCTGCTCCAACTAGGGCATTCCCTAGAC ATTGCCATGACGTGTACAAACATGGTGGACTTCGTTTCCAAGGCGATTATTATATTATGTTACAACCAGAGAAAACTAAGAAACCATTCAAAGTGGTCTGCAAACCGATTGACAATACAGGAG GATGGACCGTGATTCAAAGACGTCAAGACGGCTCAGTGGATTTCTACAGAAACTGGCAAGATTACAAAACTGGATTCGGGGACCTTTCCGGGGAATTTTGGATGGGGAATGACAAGATCTACGAACTGACTAACCAAG GACCTTTCCAGTTACGCATTGATATGGAAGATTTTAATGGCAAGAAATATTATGCAGTATACAACTACTTCCGGATTGACAACGAGTCCGAAAATTACAAATTACACGTACGCGGTTACAGCGGCAACTCCGGAGATTCGATGACGTCAGTGCGAGACAATCACAACGGAAACATGTTCAGTACGCACGACCGTGACAACGACAGACGAGGCTACAACAACTGCGCCCGCCATTACAGGGGAGGATGGTGGTATTCTGATTGCTATGACTCCAACCTGAACGGACAATACTACCCCCAGGGTAGACACATTAACTTCTTTAACCGTGACGGCATTCACTGGAACAGCATCAATATGCATTCGTCCTTAAAGTCGGTTGAGATGTCTGTTCGACCCGCAGACGACATCTCGTCGGAGAACAATGTGTAA
- the LOC125663735 gene encoding uncharacterized protein LOC125663735 has translation MASPMRRPLPAHLPRQKGQPARIELNVLRLDEDGNSVYDEDFDPTVCHCFPTTSSLHIPSMLYDHINCPHHNTKHIQPAQAQVFAYPWTALTNKQRQRRQKSPDADSLASGKLSIIEEEPQTPVVIRTAPPFANPSQFNEDKGEPPFTAPAYSRWESHGGRNMQRSQSVPSLTGYHQPRTPQNFHNPQISTPYVTNYKRRPVSIQDRYFDGRYIDPKDGQIYKYNVKYGKKEIEANRRQDSAIREEPEEYN, from the exons ATGGCGTCGCCAATGCGTCGACCATTACCTGCCCATTTACCAAGACAAAAAGGTCAACCGGCGAGGATAGAGCTGAATGTTCTACGATTGGACGAAGATGGAAACAGTGTTTACGACGAGGACTTTGACCCTACGGTATGTCACTGTTTTCCCACAACCAGCAGTCTGCATATTCCGTCCATGCTCTATGATCATATAAACTGTCCTCACCACAACACAAAACACATCCAACCTGCTCAGGCCCAAGTGTTTGCCTATCCATGGACGGCACTGACCAATAAACAACGACAACGAAGACAGAAATCGCCCGATGCCGATTCTCTTGCTTCGGGGAAACTGAGCATCATCGAAGAAGAACCACAGACACCTGTTGTTATAAGAACTGCACCTCCCTTTGCAAACCCGTCACAGTTTAATGAGGACAAAGGCGAACCACCGTTCACTGCTCCCGCCTACTCCAGATGGGAAAGTCATGGCGGAAGAAATATGCAACGATCCCAAAGTGTGCCGTCCCTAACCGGTTACCACCAACCGAGAACGCCCCAAAATTTTCATAACCCTCAAATAAGCACGCCTTACGTTACCAACTACAAACGACGACCGGTTTCAATTCAGGATAGGTATTTTGATGGCCGCTACATAGACCCAA AGGACGGGCAAATTTACAAGTATAACGTGAAATACGGCAAAAAAGAGATCGAAGCTAATCGCAGACAAGACAGTGCCATTAGGGAGGAACCGGAAGAATACAACTAA
- the LOC130046276 gene encoding glutamic acid-rich protein-like, with product MTSMNDATRTLKHTSQSSRGGTKQQTRGSVRPVENGVSQSDNRQQSQNRHNLTNSQSRQGSNQDQNLNQSRQRSQPESNLNQSRQRSQPEPNLNQSRQRSQRGDFDDDNYGNRDQSRQRSQLDHSRPDYPSRQRSQDGQRSVLFTQNRNRSVIQSPAGWSNREDPIPQRSLSQQLVTPASHHPSHPIRASARPSQVSQTAVSRRSAPGSQQTDNEDEYDDDEEEDDFSEDNSFVDYYPEHAPPPSVKPKGPRAETADDYETCSCFPKRKNKNIPSMLYENITCVHTGLKGQSHAGVFKFEDNWIERDVRTAQEQKENKKKNNKKQRTIDRPKMKYMYGYPKPVLPAFSDEEDDDGEDSDQEEYDDDEMISDDEVDVVSTRSKLQTRSRKSNSKSESRNKKKQQKKDDNDTGVEEMDDDDYDEDEEDEEPQGMVTREEAYYPVLLPQIGHSPPPSRERTRHSARSQPALPPLPESPFMTTQKKKKTSIKPTQSFSSEQREDPVTRESGRHSAPDIRNSPSPLPQKLITKTRRFQGVYYDPVRRRAVPYDISWNGHLEQNDGRMSSRMPSRMRSGSRYSKADIPEEEDYYDDEGYEEYPGTSGNR from the exons ATGACTTCTATGAACGATGCCACGAGAACATTGAAACATACGTCACAAAGTTCAAGAGGGGGAACAAAACAACAGACAAGAGGATCAGTAAGACCTGTTGAAAATGGAGTGAGTCAGTCAGATAATAGGCAGCAGAGCCAAAACAGACACAATCTGACAAACAGCCAGTCACGTCAAGGATCCAACCAGGACCAAAACCTCAACCAATCAAGACAAAGATCTCAACCTGAATCAAACCTCAACCAGTCAAGACAAAGATCTCAACCTGAACCAAACCTCAACCAGTCAAGACAAAGATCTCAACGTGGAGACTTTGACGATGACAATTACGGAAACAGAGACCAGTCTAGACAAAGAAGTCAACTCGACCATAGTCGACCAGATTATCCATCAAGGCAAAGAAGTCAGGATGGACAGAGgtctgttttatttacacaaaATAGAAACAGGTCTGTGATACAAAGCCCCGCCGGATGGAGTAATAGAGAGGACCCCATTCCACAACGGAGTTTATCCCAGCAGCTTGTGACACCAGCATCTCATCACCCATCTCATCCAATCAGAGCGTCAGCCCGGCCTTCACAAGTTTCACAGACTGCTGTGTCCAGACGATCAGCTCCTGGCAGTCAACAGACTGATAATGAAGATGAATATGATGACGACGAGGAAGAAGACGACTTTAGTGAAGATAACTCGTTTGTGGATTATTATCCGGAACATGCACCACCCCCTTCTGTGAAGCCAAAGGGACCAAGGGCAGAAACTGCTGACGACTATGAAACGTGCAGTTGTTTCCCAAAACGAAAGAATAAAAACATTCCGTCAAtgctttatgaaaatataaccTGTGTTCATACGGGATTAAAAGGTCAATCACATGCAGGTGTGTTTAAATTCGAGGATAACTGGATTGAAAGAGACGTTCGAACGGCCCAAGAACAAAAGGagaacaaaaagaaaaacaacaaaaaacagaGGACAATCGACCGACCGaagatgaaatatatgtatGGTTATCCCAAACCAGTCCTTCCAGCATTTTCAGATGAGGAGGATGATGATGGTGAAGATAGTGACCAAGAAGAATATGACGACGATGAAATGATATCTGACGATGAAGTGGATGTTGTATCCACAAGAAGTAAACTTCAGACACGATCTAGAAAATCAAATAGTAAATCGGAATCAagaaacaaaaagaaacaacagAAAAAAGACGACAACGACACCGGGGTAGAGGAAATGGACGACGATGATTACGATGAGGATGAGGAGGACGAGGAACCACAGGGTATGGTTACTAGAGAGGAGGCGTATTATCCAGTGTTGCTGCCACAGATCGGTCACTCCCCGCCCCCATCCCGAGAAAGAACCCGCCACTCCGCAAGATCACAACCAGCTTTACCACCTCTCCCAGAGAGTCCGTTCATGACAacacagaaaaagaaaaaaacatccATTAAACCAACACAGTCATTCAGTTCAGAGCAGAGGGAAGATCCGGTTACTAGAGAGAGTGGTAGACATTCGGCTCCAGACATCCGAAATTCACCATCACCACTACCTCAAAAACTTATAACGAAGACCAGGCGATTCCAAGGTGTTTACTATGATCCAG TCCGCAGAAGAGCGGTGCCGTACGATATTTCGTGGAACGGTCATCTTGAACAAAATGATGGCAGAATGTCCTCACGCATGCCTAGTCGCATGAGGAGCGGAAGTCGTTACAGCAAGGCTGATATTCCGGAGGAGGAGGATTACTATGACGACGAAGGATACGAAGAATATCCAGGGACCTCTGGAAATCGATGA